A single Acidobacteriota bacterium DNA region contains:
- a CDS encoding TonB-dependent receptor — protein MKKRLGNGLTAAGIVALAVLLCAGTALAQNGPSVQGTISEKESGALLPGAEVSLDGTPYRTRSGSDGRYRLDGVPAGDYTLVVNYVGFEDFEAAVTVTAGETASMPIELDARYEFAEEIVVQAVRFGQSKALNDQKQAINIKSVLSEEQIQSFPDLNTAEVLQRVSGVAITRDNGEGRFVSMRGTPSAMTNITINGQQVAYSNSANRMVELDVISAAQLTGIEVTKVLTPDMDADSVGGAVNLKTRSAFDQPDGVTNFTLGVGDNSIATGTHSRSAFNYSTVGGANDNLGFSIGVNFARTAAERHNNEHKWGSEDTVGGVEIPWALTNTEAQFSANDRDRYGANARLEVRINDNHKLDFSVVQNYREDDQDRQITRIRWDKGNYVSPTEVEGLRLVKSLHDRLEEQEITAYSVSGEHRLGLSVLDFSLSTSGAFTKKPEGQLKPEFQARGFDLNVTDIGGKAPGWDSSRQDIHDSGVFEFDAVDEKFENTTSTIDTAKLDLTRPMQWGSDTGEFKVGVKLRALHKERADLRSKWKWKGDNLFLDQFESGGANITEGGYNLGREYSRAGFRSFFYGNQGPGGFVEEVRNDVNLGEPYNAEEDITSAYAMTTQQYGKLTMLFGLRGEFNDLDYSAANLVVNDDDVLRNTQESVSRSYDFVYPNLQFRYAVSDETLVRAAFTRSMARPNFWDSMPFSYTHTDDEEIIRGNPHLDPALANNLDFLVERFFDNVGIISGGVFFKSIDDFNFITATTQRGGEFDGFDVEQPVNGGNADLMGFEVAWQQHWDSGFGIYANFTYTDVMSIDLGEQTDRDDINVLPEQRETMGNLALIYEKNRILTRLALNTSGRWLSEVGDEAGSDEWNDSAMYLDYSFTYLFDSGLELFLQANNLTEEVVYLYRGIASRASQYDITGRTFNAGMRWSF, from the coding sequence ATGAAGAAGCGACTCGGAAACGGTTTGACGGCAGCCGGCATCGTCGCCCTGGCTGTCCTGCTCTGCGCCGGCACCGCCCTGGCGCAGAACGGACCGTCCGTCCAGGGGACGATCAGCGAGAAGGAATCGGGCGCCCTGCTCCCCGGCGCGGAGGTGTCGCTTGACGGCACGCCATACCGCACGCGATCAGGCAGCGACGGCCGCTACCGCCTCGACGGCGTGCCCGCGGGCGACTACACGCTCGTCGTGAACTACGTCGGATTCGAGGACTTCGAAGCCGCGGTGACGGTCACGGCAGGCGAAACGGCGTCCATGCCGATCGAGCTCGACGCCCGCTACGAGTTCGCCGAGGAGATCGTCGTGCAGGCCGTCCGCTTCGGCCAGAGCAAGGCGCTGAACGACCAGAAGCAGGCGATCAACATCAAGAGCGTCCTCTCCGAGGAGCAGATCCAGAGCTTCCCCGACCTGAACACCGCCGAGGTGCTGCAGCGCGTCAGCGGCGTCGCGATCACGCGCGACAACGGCGAAGGCCGTTTCGTCTCCATGCGCGGCACGCCCTCGGCGATGACGAACATCACGATCAACGGCCAGCAGGTGGCGTACTCGAACAGCGCGAATCGCATGGTCGAGCTCGACGTCATCTCGGCCGCGCAGTTGACCGGCATCGAGGTGACGAAGGTCCTGACGCCCGACATGGATGCCGACTCGGTCGGCGGCGCGGTCAACCTGAAGACGCGGAGCGCGTTCGACCAGCCGGACGGCGTGACGAACTTCACGCTGGGCGTGGGCGACAACTCGATCGCCACCGGCACGCACTCCCGCTCGGCGTTCAACTACTCGACCGTTGGGGGCGCGAACGACAACCTCGGGTTCTCGATCGGCGTCAACTTCGCCCGCACCGCGGCCGAGCGCCACAACAACGAGCACAAGTGGGGAAGCGAAGACACCGTCGGCGGCGTCGAGATTCCCTGGGCCCTGACCAACACGGAGGCTCAGTTCTCGGCCAACGACCGGGACCGCTACGGCGCCAACGCGCGCCTCGAGGTCCGGATCAACGACAACCACAAGCTCGACTTCAGCGTCGTGCAGAACTACCGCGAAGACGACCAGGACCGCCAGATCACGCGGATTCGCTGGGACAAGGGCAACTACGTCAGCCCGACGGAGGTCGAAGGCCTGCGGCTCGTGAAGTCCCTGCACGATCGTCTCGAGGAGCAGGAGATCACGGCCTACAGCGTCAGCGGGGAGCACCGGCTGGGCCTGTCCGTGCTCGACTTCTCGCTGTCGACGAGCGGCGCCTTCACCAAGAAGCCGGAAGGACAGCTCAAGCCGGAGTTCCAGGCCCGCGGGTTCGACCTGAACGTCACCGACATCGGCGGCAAGGCGCCGGGTTGGGATTCGAGCCGGCAGGACATCCACGACAGCGGCGTCTTCGAGTTCGACGCGGTGGACGAGAAGTTCGAGAACACGACCAGCACGATCGACACCGCCAAGCTGGACCTGACCAGGCCGATGCAGTGGGGCAGCGACACCGGTGAGTTCAAGGTCGGCGTGAAGCTCCGCGCGCTGCACAAGGAGCGCGCCGACCTGCGCTCGAAGTGGAAGTGGAAGGGCGACAACCTGTTCCTGGACCAGTTCGAATCCGGCGGCGCCAACATCACCGAGGGCGGCTACAACCTCGGCAGGGAGTACAGCCGCGCGGGCTTCCGCTCCTTCTTCTACGGCAACCAGGGCCCGGGCGGGTTCGTCGAGGAGGTCCGCAACGACGTGAACCTCGGCGAGCCGTACAACGCCGAGGAAGACATCACCAGCGCCTACGCGATGACCACTCAGCAGTACGGAAAGCTGACGATGCTCTTCGGCCTCCGCGGCGAGTTCAACGACCTCGACTACTCGGCGGCGAACCTCGTCGTCAACGACGACGACGTGCTCAGGAACACGCAGGAGAGCGTGTCGCGGTCCTACGACTTCGTCTATCCCAACCTGCAGTTCCGATACGCCGTGTCGGACGAGACGCTCGTGCGAGCCGCCTTCACGCGCAGCATGGCCCGGCCCAACTTCTGGGATTCCATGCCGTTCTCCTACACCCACACGGACGACGAGGAGATCATCCGCGGCAACCCGCACCTCGACCCGGCGCTCGCGAACAACCTCGACTTCCTGGTCGAGCGCTTCTTCGACAACGTCGGCATCATCTCCGGCGGCGTGTTCTTCAAGAGCATCGACGACTTCAACTTCATCACCGCGACGACCCAGCGCGGCGGGGAGTTCGACGGCTTCGACGTGGAGCAGCCGGTCAACGGCGGCAACGCGGACCTGATGGGCTTCGAAGTCGCCTGGCAGCAGCACTGGGATTCCGGCTTCGGCATCTACGCGAACTTCACGTACACCGACGTGATGAGCATCGACCTGGGCGAGCAGACCGACCGGGACGACATCAACGTGCTGCCGGAACAGCGGGAGACGATGGGCAACCTCGCGCTCATCTACGAGAAGAACCGGATCCTCACGCGGCTCGCCCTGAACACGAGCGGCAGGTGGCTGAGTGAGGTCGGCGACGAGGCCGGCTCGGACGAGTGGAACGACTCGGCGATGTACCTCGACTACTCCTTCACCTACCTCTTCGACAGCGGTCTCGAGCTGTTCCTGCAGGCCAACAACCTGACGGAAGAGGTGGTCTACCTCTACCGGGGCATCGCGAGCCGCGCTTCCCAGTACGACATCACCGGCCGGACCTTCAACGCCGGCATGCGCTGGTCTTTCTAG
- a CDS encoding formylglycine-generating enzyme family protein, with amino-acid sequence MLNANWDNARAYVFWLTAVTGEAYRLPSEAEWEYAARGGTSTRYSWGDEPSAAHANGEQDHGWPDDGHRYTAPTGSFTPNPFGLYDTHGNVWEWTADCWNDSYEDAPSDGSAWLDGDCVGRVTRGGAYNGGPAYLRSAMRLEIYSRFRSYFIGFRVAQSLAP; translated from the coding sequence GTGCTCAACGCGAACTGGGACAACGCCCGCGCCTACGTCTTCTGGCTGACCGCGGTGACCGGCGAGGCCTACCGTCTGCCGAGCGAGGCCGAGTGGGAATACGCCGCGCGCGGCGGCACCTCGACCCGCTATAGCTGGGGCGACGAACCGAGCGCCGCGCACGCCAACGGCGAGCAGGACCACGGCTGGCCCGACGACGGCCACCGCTACACGGCGCCGACCGGGTCGTTCACGCCGAACCCGTTCGGGCTGTACGACACCCACGGCAACGTCTGGGAGTGGACGGCCGACTGCTGGAACGACAGCTACGAAGACGCTCCGAGCGACGGCAGCGCCTGGCTCGACGGCGACTGCGTCGGCCGCGTGACCCGCGGCGGCGCCTACAACGGCGGCCCCGCCTACCTGCGCTCCGCGATGCGGCTCGAGATCTACTCGCGCTTCCGGAGCTACTTCATCGGCTTCCGGGTGGCGCAGTCGCTGGCGCCCTAG
- a CDS encoding ABC transporter ATP-binding protein, with product MTSTTPFLEIADLAVAFDGVEVVHGLDLRLDRGESVALVGESGSGKSVTALSILQLLSYPRASHPSGSIRIEGNEVVGAGEQEMRAIRGSRISMVFQEPMTSLNPLHTIRKQVEEVLAVHGGLSGAAARERTVELLELVGLQEARERLDSYPHQLSGGQRQRVMIAMAIANEPDLLIADEPTTALDVTVQAQILALIKELQERLGMALLLITHDLGIVRAMADRVYVMEQGHVVEEGAADEVFQRPNHPYTRKLIDAEPRGACPIPDDDAPPLVETKDVTVEFQLRGWPRKRSLVAVDDVSIRVRQGHSLGVVGESGSGKTTLAMAIVRLLRSRGEIAFDGVAIDGLGFRQLRPLRRSMQIVFQDPYGGLSPRLTVEEIVAEGLGIHEPGLPAGERRDRVAEVLTEVGLDPEIGRRYPHEFSGGQRQRIAVARAMILRPRFVVLDEPTSSLDMTVQAQIVELLLDLQQRHGLTYLFISHDLKVVRALCDEIAVMKDGRIVEHGPAGELFEAPREAYTQALMAAALH from the coding sequence GTGACGTCAACGACACCCTTCCTCGAGATCGCCGACCTCGCCGTCGCCTTCGACGGCGTCGAGGTCGTCCACGGGCTCGACCTGCGGCTCGACCGCGGCGAGTCCGTCGCCCTGGTCGGTGAGTCCGGCTCGGGCAAGTCGGTCACCGCGCTCTCGATCCTCCAGTTGCTGTCGTACCCGCGGGCGTCGCACCCGAGCGGCTCGATCCGCATCGAGGGAAACGAGGTCGTCGGCGCCGGCGAGCAGGAGATGCGCGCCATCCGCGGCAGCCGGATCTCGATGGTCTTCCAGGAGCCGATGACCTCACTGAATCCGCTTCACACGATCAGGAAGCAGGTCGAGGAGGTGCTCGCGGTGCATGGCGGTCTGAGCGGAGCCGCCGCCCGGGAACGGACCGTGGAACTGCTCGAACTCGTCGGCCTCCAGGAGGCGCGCGAGCGGCTCGACTCCTACCCGCACCAGCTCTCGGGCGGCCAGCGCCAGCGGGTGATGATCGCTATGGCGATCGCCAACGAACCGGACCTGCTGATCGCCGACGAGCCGACGACCGCGCTCGACGTCACCGTCCAGGCCCAGATCCTCGCGCTGATCAAGGAGCTGCAGGAGCGGCTCGGCATGGCGTTGCTGCTGATTACCCACGATCTCGGGATCGTCCGCGCGATGGCCGACCGCGTCTACGTGATGGAGCAGGGGCACGTCGTCGAGGAGGGCGCCGCCGATGAGGTCTTCCAGCGCCCGAACCACCCGTACACGCGCAAGCTGATCGACGCGGAGCCCCGCGGCGCCTGCCCGATCCCCGATGACGACGCGCCGCCGCTGGTCGAGACGAAGGACGTGACCGTGGAGTTCCAGCTTCGAGGCTGGCCGCGGAAGCGCTCGCTCGTCGCCGTCGACGACGTCTCGATCCGCGTCCGCCAGGGACATAGCCTCGGCGTCGTCGGCGAATCGGGAAGCGGCAAGACGACCCTCGCGATGGCGATCGTCCGCCTGCTCAGGAGCCGCGGCGAGATCGCCTTCGACGGCGTCGCGATCGACGGCCTGGGCTTCAGGCAGCTCCGGCCCCTGCGCCGGTCCATGCAGATCGTCTTCCAGGACCCGTACGGCGGCCTGTCGCCGCGGCTAACCGTCGAGGAGATCGTCGCCGAGGGCCTGGGCATCCACGAACCCGGCCTCCCGGCGGGCGAGCGCCGCGACCGGGTCGCCGAGGTCCTGACCGAGGTGGGCCTCGACCCGGAGATCGGGCGCCGCTACCCGCACGAGTTCTCCGGCGGCCAGCGCCAGCGGATCGCGGTGGCCCGCGCGATGATCCTCCGCCCCCGCTTCGTCGTTCTCGACGAGCCGACGTCCTCACTCGACATGACGGTCCAGGCGCAGATCGTGGAGCTGTTGCTCGACCTCCAGCAACGCCACGGGCTCACTTACCTCTTCATCAGCCACGACCTGAAGGTCGTCCGCGCCCTCTGCGACGAGATCGCCGTCATGAAGGACGGCCGCATCGTCGAGCACGGCCCGGCCGGGGAACTCTTCGAGGCCCCGCGCGAGGCGTACACGCAGGCGCTGATGGCGGCCGCGCTCCACTGA
- a CDS encoding SUMF1/EgtB/PvdO family nonheme iron enzyme: MALAIAAAATQAQLAPGTTFRDCDVCPEMVVVPAGSFVMGSPADEPGRYDDEGPARDVTIAEPFAIGVREVVARATKPETRAAAAAAIPCSTRTGTTPAPTSSG, from the coding sequence GTGGCTCTCGCGATTGCCGCCGCAGCGACCCAGGCCCAACTCGCCCCCGGCACTACCTTCCGCGACTGCGACGTCTGTCCCGAGATGGTCGTCGTGCCGGCCGGCTCCTTCGTCATGGGCTCGCCGGCGGACGAACCGGGCCGCTACGACGACGAAGGCCCGGCCCGCGACGTAACGATCGCCGAGCCCTTCGCCATCGGCGTCCGCGAGGTGGTTGCGAGGGCTACGAAGCCGGAGACGAGGGCCGCGGCCGCGGCAGCTATCCCGTGCTCAACGCGAACTGGGACAACGCCCGCGCCTACGTCTTCTGGCTGA
- a CDS encoding ABC transporter permease — translation MSSLSQRRWAAFKANRRGYWSLGIFLVIFGATLFAEVLANDKPLVVRHEGRFYFPIVATYPETEFGGVFETEADYREPFVKDLVRDGGGWMIWPPIPYAHDTIDYELAGPAPYPPSRRHWLGTDDVGKDVLAGLIYGIRLSFLFGLVLTALSSIIGVLAGAVQGYLGGKVDLFGQRLIEIWAGLPILFVLIILSSIVESNVFWLLGILVAFSWMALVGVVRAEVLRARNFQYVTAARALGAGDRRIVRRHVLPNAMVATFTFLPFILTGSITLLTSLDFLGFGLPADAPSLGRLLAQGRANLHAPWLGVMSFFTLATLLTLVIFIGEALRDAFDPRRTGTQS, via the coding sequence GTGAGCAGCCTCTCGCAGAGGAGATGGGCCGCCTTCAAGGCGAACCGGCGTGGCTACTGGTCGCTCGGGATCTTCCTCGTCATCTTCGGCGCCACCCTGTTCGCCGAGGTGCTCGCCAACGACAAGCCCCTGGTGGTTCGCCACGAGGGACGGTTCTACTTTCCGATCGTCGCGACGTACCCGGAGACCGAGTTCGGCGGCGTGTTCGAGACGGAAGCCGACTATCGGGAGCCGTTCGTCAAGGATCTAGTCCGCGACGGCGGCGGCTGGATGATCTGGCCGCCGATTCCCTACGCGCACGACACGATCGATTACGAGCTTGCGGGGCCGGCGCCCTACCCGCCGTCGCGGCGGCACTGGCTGGGCACGGACGACGTCGGCAAGGACGTCCTGGCCGGCCTCATCTACGGCATCCGGCTGTCCTTCCTGTTCGGCCTCGTGCTCACGGCCCTGAGCTCGATCATCGGCGTGCTGGCGGGCGCCGTCCAGGGCTACCTGGGAGGCAAGGTCGACCTCTTCGGCCAGCGCCTGATCGAGATCTGGGCCGGGCTGCCGATCCTCTTCGTCCTGATCATCCTCTCCAGCATCGTCGAGTCGAACGTCTTCTGGCTGCTCGGCATCCTGGTCGCGTTCAGTTGGATGGCGCTCGTGGGCGTGGTGCGGGCCGAGGTGCTGCGCGCGCGCAACTTCCAGTACGTGACGGCCGCGCGGGCCCTGGGAGCGGGGGACCGGCGGATCGTCCGACGGCATGTCCTGCCCAACGCGATGGTCGCGACCTTCACCTTCCTGCCCTTCATCCTGACCGGGTCGATCACGCTCCTGACGTCACTCGACTTCCTCGGCTTCGGCCTGCCCGCCGACGCGCCTTCGCTGGGGAGGCTGCTCGCCCAGGGCCGCGCCAACCTGCACGCCCCGTGGCTGGGCGTCATGTCCTTCTTCACCCTGGCCACGCTCTTGACGCTGGTCATCTTCATCGGCGAAGCGCTGCGCGACGCCTTCGACCCACGGCGGACGGGGACGCAGTCGTGA
- a CDS encoding DsbA family protein yields the protein MSIKSFASKQFSTHLLDERRRDKARARAERERRRKGEPHRIEFFHQVDDPYSHLLAQALVKLQERYDVEVVTWLVEPPEDWAAPARALLESYSLVDARRLAEKAGFHVTSAERPDTERVVSVQRQLVATLEELEKPGSVATLEAAVVLGKALWGGESVAADEGTVTDATLQATLTAGTERRADLGHYLGGTCFYGGEWTWGIDRLSYLEERLADLGARRSAGAPIYSQPRLLEEPVPAGALEAANLPDLHFFASFRSPYTWISTERVIRLAEAFGVNLRIRFVLPMVMRGLPVKRSKRVYILLDAAREARRNGVQFGPISDPVGKPVERGYSLLPWAIEQGRGIEYFRSFMTLVFSQAVDAGSDRGLRRIVEEAGLDWTEGRGYLDDPAWRKEAERNREELFDLGLWGVPSFRVGSVAAWGQDRLWVLEDEYRRLAAE from the coding sequence ATGTCGATCAAGTCCTTCGCCTCGAAGCAGTTCTCCACCCATCTCCTCGACGAGCGCCGGCGTGATAAGGCCCGGGCCCGCGCGGAGCGGGAACGTCGGCGGAAGGGGGAGCCGCACCGGATCGAGTTCTTCCACCAGGTCGACGATCCGTATTCGCATCTCCTGGCGCAGGCGCTGGTGAAGCTCCAGGAGCGCTACGACGTCGAGGTGGTGACCTGGCTGGTCGAGCCGCCGGAGGACTGGGCGGCGCCGGCGCGGGCGCTGCTGGAGTCGTACTCGCTGGTCGATGCGCGGCGGCTGGCAGAGAAGGCGGGCTTCCATGTGACGTCGGCAGAGCGGCCGGACACGGAGCGGGTGGTCAGCGTACAGCGGCAACTGGTGGCGACGCTGGAGGAGCTGGAGAAACCGGGGTCGGTGGCGACTCTGGAGGCGGCGGTGGTTCTGGGGAAGGCGTTGTGGGGTGGCGAGTCCGTCGCAGCGGACGAGGGCACAGTGACGGACGCAACGCTCCAAGCCACGCTCACTGCCGGCACGGAACGGCGCGCCGATCTTGGCCACTATCTGGGCGGGACCTGCTTCTACGGCGGCGAGTGGACCTGGGGCATCGATCGACTCTCGTATCTGGAGGAGCGGCTTGCCGATCTGGGGGCGCGGCGGTCAGCAGGCGCGCCGATCTACTCGCAGCCGCGGCTGCTCGAGGAGCCGGTTCCGGCCGGCGCCCTCGAAGCGGCGAACCTTCCCGACCTCCACTTCTTCGCGTCGTTTCGGAGCCCGTACACCTGGATCTCGACCGAGCGGGTGATCCGTCTCGCCGAGGCCTTCGGCGTCAACCTGCGGATCCGCTTCGTCCTGCCGATGGTCATGCGCGGCCTGCCGGTGAAGCGGTCGAAGCGCGTGTACATCCTCCTCGACGCGGCGCGCGAGGCGCGGCGGAACGGCGTTCAGTTCGGCCCCATCTCCGATCCGGTCGGCAAGCCGGTGGAGCGCGGCTACTCGCTGCTGCCGTGGGCGATCGAGCAGGGCCGAGGCATCGAGTACTTCCGGTCGTTCATGACGCTCGTGTTCTCGCAGGCGGTCGATGCGGGTTCGGACCGGGGGTTGCGGCGGATCGTCGAGGAGGCCGGGCTGGACTGGACCGAGGGTCGTGGATACCTGGACGATCCGGCGTGGCGGAAGGAGGCGGAGCGGAACCGGGAGGAGTTGTTCGATCTCGGCCTGTGGGGCGTGCCGTCGTTTCGCGTGGGGTCGGTGGCTGCCTGGGGCCAGGATCGGTTGTGGGTGCTGGAGGATGAGTATCGGCGGTTGGCCGCCGAGTAG
- a CDS encoding TonB-dependent receptor, whose protein sequence is MTRTTRHSLLAAAITASLMLAPAAAAAQEAEFAEDEQADAEADEQAPEHEFDEQIVVLGSRARPRSVTESQVPIDAIPVEDITRQGASAIDYQLRNLIPSFNVATHPISDAATLVRPSSLRNLAHDHTLILVNGKRRHRSSVVAWFGGVTDGAQGPDISTIPAIALQRVEVLRDGASAQYGSDAIAGVINFLLRDDASGGSIEVSSGSYIAGDGAGYSVAGNFGLPMGENGFANFSFEYGEADPTSRSVQRQDAAALIAAGNHDVRQPAQIWGNPAVDDDVKLFANIGHRADGGLEFYGFANFAEKKMTEGFFFRNPNSRESIYSLDGGETLLIGDVLRAQGMGSANCPVVTVTNNVPDQDALAQVFADPNCFSFQEIAPGGFTPQFGGFVTDSSIVAGFRKELDNGFTWDLSASLGSHESDFFFMNTVNASLGPDTPRDFDPGLYEQEDVNLNFDISYSVSDRLSVAAGAEWRDESFTIGAGGRPSWEVGPYAEQGFIPASNGFPGFPDYTAGRWSRDNVAVYGDVELHGEDDRWGLGAALRVEDYDVFGNTTNGKLSFRRELSDAAALRGGVSTGFRAPTPGQQNALNVQTTIDPTTLELVDSATVPSTFIAAELRGGKPLEPEESVHATAGLVIDNGPFTLTADIFNVDIDDRLSLSQVITLTEDERELLLSQGITSARNLSFFRFFINDFSTRTQGIDVVSTWIPLALGGDTEFSFSLNYTDTEVTKESDLLSAADVLSIERGVPRLRWNLAVGQQVGSVGLLGRLSYYGSWIDYYYTRLWVDPAPPVQDAAFIFDFEATIPIAADTTLSVGAQNMFDTFASAPAGLVDVLGSRYSPVTPWGLSGGYYYARLNYRW, encoded by the coding sequence ATGACCCGGACGACGAGACACTCGCTGCTGGCGGCAGCGATCACCGCCTCACTGATGCTCGCACCCGCCGCCGCCGCGGCCCAGGAGGCGGAGTTCGCCGAGGACGAACAGGCCGACGCGGAGGCAGACGAGCAAGCGCCTGAACACGAGTTCGACGAACAGATCGTCGTCCTCGGCAGCCGCGCGCGCCCCCGCTCGGTGACCGAATCCCAGGTCCCCATCGACGCGATCCCGGTCGAGGACATCACGCGCCAGGGCGCCTCCGCGATCGACTACCAGTTGCGGAACCTGATTCCCTCCTTCAACGTCGCGACCCACCCGATCAGCGACGCGGCGACGCTGGTGAGGCCGTCGAGCCTGCGCAACCTGGCGCACGACCACACGCTGATCCTGGTCAACGGCAAGCGCCGGCACCGGTCGTCGGTCGTCGCCTGGTTCGGCGGGGTGACGGACGGCGCGCAGGGGCCCGACATCTCGACGATCCCGGCCATCGCCCTGCAACGGGTCGAGGTGCTGCGGGACGGCGCGTCGGCGCAGTACGGCTCGGACGCGATCGCGGGCGTCATCAACTTCCTGCTCAGGGATGACGCCTCGGGCGGCTCGATCGAGGTGAGTAGCGGCAGCTACATCGCGGGGGACGGCGCCGGCTACAGCGTCGCCGGCAACTTCGGCCTGCCGATGGGCGAGAACGGCTTCGCCAACTTCAGCTTCGAGTACGGCGAGGCCGACCCGACCAGCCGCAGCGTCCAGCGCCAGGACGCCGCCGCGCTGATCGCCGCCGGCAACCACGACGTCCGCCAGCCTGCGCAGATCTGGGGCAACCCGGCGGTCGACGATGACGTGAAGCTCTTCGCCAACATCGGTCACCGCGCCGACGGCGGCCTCGAGTTCTACGGCTTCGCCAACTTCGCCGAGAAGAAGATGACCGAGGGCTTCTTCTTCCGCAACCCGAACTCGCGGGAGAGCATCTACAGCCTCGACGGCGGCGAGACGCTCCTGATCGGCGACGTCCTCCGGGCCCAGGGCATGGGTTCGGCGAACTGTCCCGTGGTCACGGTGACGAACAACGTGCCCGACCAGGACGCCCTCGCCCAGGTGTTCGCCGACCCGAACTGCTTCTCCTTCCAGGAGATCGCTCCGGGCGGCTTCACCCCGCAGTTCGGCGGCTTCGTGACGGACAGCTCGATCGTCGCGGGGTTCCGGAAGGAGCTGGACAACGGCTTCACCTGGGACCTCTCCGCCAGCCTCGGTTCGCACGAGTCGGACTTCTTCTTCATGAACACGGTCAACGCGTCGCTCGGACCGGACACGCCGCGCGACTTCGACCCCGGCCTCTACGAGCAGGAAGACGTCAACCTGAACTTCGACATCTCCTACTCCGTGTCCGACCGACTGAGCGTCGCAGCCGGCGCCGAGTGGCGGGACGAGAGCTTCACGATCGGCGCCGGCGGGCGGCCGTCCTGGGAAGTCGGCCCCTACGCGGAGCAGGGCTTCATTCCCGCCTCGAACGGCTTCCCCGGCTTCCCCGACTACACGGCCGGAAGGTGGAGCCGCGACAACGTCGCCGTCTACGGCGATGTCGAGCTGCACGGCGAGGACGACCGCTGGGGCCTGGGCGCCGCCCTGAGGGTCGAGGACTACGACGTGTTCGGCAACACGACGAACGGCAAGTTGTCGTTCCGCCGGGAGCTGAGCGACGCCGCTGCACTGCGCGGCGGAGTCAGCACCGGGTTCCGGGCGCCGACGCCCGGGCAGCAGAACGCGCTGAACGTGCAGACGACGATCGACCCGACGACCCTGGAACTCGTCGACAGCGCCACCGTGCCCTCCACCTTCATCGCGGCGGAACTGCGGGGAGGCAAGCCGCTCGAACCCGAGGAGTCGGTCCACGCGACGGCCGGTCTGGTGATCGACAACGGGCCGTTCACGCTGACCGCCGACATCTTCAACGTCGACATCGACGACCGGCTGTCGCTGTCGCAGGTGATTACGCTCACCGAGGATGAGCGCGAGCTGCTGCTCTCGCAGGGCATCACCTCGGCGCGGAACCTCTCCTTCTTCCGCTTCTTCATCAACGACTTCTCGACCCGTACCCAGGGCATCGACGTCGTCTCGACCTGGATTCCGCTCGCCCTCGGCGGCGACACCGAGTTCAGCTTCAGCCTGAACTACACCGACACCGAGGTCACGAAGGAGTCCGACCTGCTGAGCGCCGCCGACGTGCTCTCCATCGAGCGCGGCGTGCCCCGCCTCCGCTGGAACCTCGCGGTGGGCCAGCAGGTCGGCTCGGTCGGCCTGCTCGGCCGCCTCAGCTACTACGGCTCCTGGATCGACTACTACTACACGCGGCTATGGGTGGACCCCGCGCCGCCGGTCCAGGACGCGGCCTTCATCTTCGACTTCGAGGCCACGATCCCGATAGCCGCGGACACGACGCTCTCCGTCGGCGCCCAGAACATGTTCGACACCTTCGCGTCCGCGCCCGCGGGCCTCGTCGACGTGCTGGGTTCGCGGTACAGCCCCGTGACGCCTTGGGGCTTGAGTGGCGGCTACTACTACGCGAGGCTCAACTACCGCTGGTGA